Genomic window (Sulfurimonas sp.):
CATAGTTTTAACAACTGTTTTAACACTAAACTTTCAAAGTGCTAATGAATCTGCACAAGATAGACTATATGAAGATGCTAAAAACACAGCAACCTCTCTAAGCCTTTCTCTTGGTAGTGCAAATGGAGATATTTCCATGATGTCAACTATGATAAATGCGAACTTTGACAGCGGTAACTATCGTTACATTTCTCTTGTTGATGTTGATAATACCTTAATTTATGATAGAAGTATTGAGAGTGATTTATCTAATATTCCAAATTGGTTTTTAAATATTGTAAACATAGATGCACCAGTTGCATCTGCCAATGTTTCTGCTGGGTGGAGTCAAGTTGGAATGTTAAATGTACAAAGTGATGAAACTTATGCGTACAAACAACTATATACTATTTTAAAAAGTCTTATCATCTCTTTTAGTATTATTGCTTTTGTTGGATTAGTGATACTAAACTTACTTTTAGCTGCTATCTTAAAACCTTTATCAGAGGTTCAAAAACAAGCAGAAGCAGTTATACGAAATGAGTTTATTATACAAACCACTATTCCTTACACAAAAGAGTTTAAAGATGTTGTTCTAGGAATGAATAACATGGTATCAAAAGTAAAAGCTATGTTTGACAAAGGAAACGAAGAGTTAAAACGCCAAAAAGAACTTGAATATATAGACAAAACAACAAAACTTAGAAATCGTAAATACTTTATAGATAAACTTCCAGAATACCTTAAAATAGATGCCTCTTCTCGTGGTGGTATAAATATTATGATAGCATTTAATGGGGTCATTCAAGCAAATGAGCAGATAGGTCATAGAGATGTTGATAAACTTTTTATTGATATATCAGATATATTTAGCGCTCATGCAGACAACTACAAAAACTCCATAGTTGCGAGAATGAATGGTACGGAGTTTTCTATCTTACTTCCAGATTGTGCATCTATTGATGCGATAGATATAGCAGAAAATATATCAGGAGTAACAAAAGAACTTGTTAAGTCTTTAGAGTTGAATAAAGATGATGTCTATCTTGCCTTGGGTCTTTATGAGTATAACTATAAGGAAAACATAGGACAACTTCTTTCTCACTCTGACAATGCACTAGCACAAGCGAAGTTTAAAGATTCCAAAATCCATCTACAAAAAGCTGAAGATGCGGTAGAAGTTATGGGTAAAGAAGCTTGGAGAAAAATCATAAACGAAGCCATACAAAACAATTGTTTCAACTTTGTATCTTGGAAGGCAGTAAACGCTAAGACTAAACAAACAGACCATAATGCTCTAAGTTTAATCCTTAACATAGATAAAGATACTACTTATTATTATGGGCAGTTTATGGCGCCAGCAAATCAAGCAGGATTAGGTAATAAAATCTATAAAAACATCTTAAACAAGATGTTTAAAACTCCAGATGCAAGGTTAAGAGGGACAACTTGCTCTCTTAGGCTTCCGTTTGATTATTTAGAGTTAAATGATACTTATGAAGATATGAGTAGACTTTTTGAAATATTTGCTAAAACTCTTGGATTTAAACTTATCATTGAAATGCCAGATAAACTAGTTAGACGAAATAATAAAGAGATTAAACGCTACAAAGCTCTTTTTGAAAAATATGATATAGAAATGGGAATTTTTGAGTTCATTGGCGAGAGTGTTGATTATCAATATCTTCAAGATTTAAGACCAGTTTATATAAAAGGTGAACCAGGTTATTTTTTAAGTCAAAGTGACCAATCTTTATCTGCTTTTAGACTTATTACCGATACTGTTGGAATCTCTTTGATTGCAACAGGAGTCATGGATATGGATACTTTAAAACGACTTCAAGAAAAAGATATTCACATCATTCAAGGTAAAGCTACCGAGATGATAGATATGAAAAAGGTTTAAACTCTTCGTGAGTTTAAACCTTTTGTCATAGCTTCATTTATCTCTTTTTTATACGCAGGGTTTAATCTTGCTAGAGAGCGGTCAAAGTTAAGATGACATCTTTATTGGTGTTTGGATGCCTACATATTGTAAACAAAATATCCATATAAATATCAAAATCTGGATGCGCTCTTTCTCCAATTTTTTCATGAACTATGCCATGATGTTTTATGACTAACTCAAGAGCATTTTTAAGTTCACTTGTTGTCGATTTTTTATTTTTAATGACACTTCTTAAATACTCTAAGCTTGTGTTTTGAGTTTCATTTGACACTATTGGAGAATCGGGGGAAGAGTCATTTTTTTGTTGAGATACTTGTTTCTTTTTTTTAGTTGATGGCAAAAATAGTAAAAATATCAAAACAGCCAAGATTACTATCAAACCCATAACTGATTTTATAAGTAATGTTATTTCCACAACTTTTACCTTTTGCTATATAATTTCTTAGTATTATATCGGTAAAAACTAGGTTTGTCTTTAAAATAAAAAAGTTTAGTTACTTCTTTTTTGTTCTTGAGCTTTTTTATCATCTTCGTAACTACCTGTGCTAAAAACATACTCACTACTTTTTAAAGTACAACCTTTCATTCCAGGGACACAAGGTTTTTTAACTAGTTTACATTCACCTTTATAATCATGCTGACAAGTCCAACCCATTAAAAAATTCCTTAAGCTACAAAATCTACATAACTTATTGTATCATTTTTGGCTACAATTGCATTAATGAAAAAAATAAAGCTTATAAATATTTTGCTATTGTTAATACTATGCTTTTCAATCTCTCATGGTTTTATCATAAAAAACGAGCAACACTCTGACGCTTTAGAGTATGTTAGTGAGTTTTCTCATGATGTACATGATGAGCTAAATAAGAGTTGTGACTTTCACTGTGAGTTTCATACTTCCTACATCTTAACAGATATATTTTTTCTAAAAACTAACCATACTCCTACTCTAAAAGTGTCATCTATCACTAAACTTTACTTCTATCATCCAAGTGAGAGCTTTCTAAAACCTCCTATTTGCTAACCTAAATTTTAACAATCAAATAAAATAATTTAGGATAACAATGATAAAGATATTATCAACCATTATTCTTTTAAACCTATCACTATTTGGACAAAATTTTGATGCGTTCTTAAAAGAGGCTATAAAAAATTCTACTTACTTAAAATCTTCGGATTTAAGTATTTCTCAGGCGAAACAACAAGGCGATATTTTAACAAGATATGAAAACCCATCTCTTGAGTTAGAGTATTCAAACTTTTCACCACAAGGTGGAGATGCAGATAGCGGTTATAGACTTAGTTATACACAGCCCTTAAGACTTTGGGGTGTTGGCAATGATAAAATAAAACTCTCAGATGCCATAATCAAAAGTGCAAACATGCAAAAAACTCTCAATTTAGCAGAGTTTACTCGCACAACTTCTTTACTTTATAGCATCTATGCACACGATAAAAAGTATCTTTTACTTTCAAATGAACAACTCAACATTGCTAAACGCATCTATGAAATTTCAAAAGAGCGCTACAAAGCAGGAACGATTTCTAGAGGAGAGCTCCTTCAATCAAGTATAGACTATAAGATGATAGAGATAAAAATTCAAGAAGCTAAATTAAAAGCAAATGAAAGCTATTTTTCTTTACTAGAATATACAAAAAGTACAAAAGAGGTTGAGATAGATTTTACTCATAGTTTTTCAAAAATACAAATGAAAAATATCAACAATCCTGAGTTACTCTATCTCAAAAAACAAAAAAACAAATCTCTTGCAAACGCAAAAGTAAACTCTAACAAATTAGAGTTTATAAATATTGTTGGCGAGTATGAAAAAGAACCAGAGCAAAATATATTTAGACTAGGAGCATCTATACCTCTTGTTATTTTTAATACAAAATCTCAAGAAAAACGCATAGCAAAACTGCAGTCTGACAAGTTTGACCTTCAAGCACAAAACAAAAGTCAA
Coding sequences:
- a CDS encoding TolC family protein — protein: MIKILSTIILLNLSLFGQNFDAFLKEAIKNSTYLKSSDLSISQAKQQGDILTRYENPSLELEYSNFSPQGGDADSGYRLSYTQPLRLWGVGNDKIKLSDAIIKSANMQKTLNLAEFTRTTSLLYSIYAHDKKYLLLSNEQLNIAKRIYEISKERYKAGTISRGELLQSSIDYKMIEIKIQEAKLKANESYFSLLEYTKSTKEVEIDFTHSFSKIQMKNINNPELLYLKKQKNKSLANAKVNSNKLEFINIVGEYEKEPEQNIFRLGASIPLVIFNTKSQEKRIAKLQSDKFDLQAQNKSQRLKIELSKLTKKENLLLLLKTQNQNTLKLQLEVLKMFEQGYKIANVNLLELQYIQNKLIKTKENLINIESSLNENAIWHNYITGVYND
- a CDS encoding LapD/MoxY N-terminal periplasmic domain-containing protein; this translates as MTLFKQIAILLSIFLLIVLTTVLTLNFQSANESAQDRLYEDAKNTATSLSLSLGSANGDISMMSTMINANFDSGNYRYISLVDVDNTLIYDRSIESDLSNIPNWFLNIVNIDAPVASANVSAGWSQVGMLNVQSDETYAYKQLYTILKSLIISFSIIAFVGLVILNLLLAAILKPLSEVQKQAEAVIRNEFIIQTTIPYTKEFKDVVLGMNNMVSKVKAMFDKGNEELKRQKELEYIDKTTKLRNRKYFIDKLPEYLKIDASSRGGINIMIAFNGVIQANEQIGHRDVDKLFIDISDIFSAHADNYKNSIVARMNGTEFSILLPDCASIDAIDIAENISGVTKELVKSLELNKDDVYLALGLYEYNYKENIGQLLSHSDNALAQAKFKDSKIHLQKAEDAVEVMGKEAWRKIINEAIQNNCFNFVSWKAVNAKTKQTDHNALSLILNIDKDTTYYYGQFMAPANQAGLGNKIYKNILNKMFKTPDARLRGTTCSLRLPFDYLELNDTYEDMSRLFEIFAKTLGFKLIIEMPDKLVRRNNKEIKRYKALFEKYDIEMGIFEFIGESVDYQYLQDLRPVYIKGEPGYFLSQSDQSLSAFRLITDTVGISLIATGVMDMDTLKRLQEKDIHIIQGKATEMIDMKKV